Below is a genomic region from Trichoderma asperellum chromosome 2, complete sequence.
TGGGATGCGACGTTGCAAGAGAATATTCAGGAGGCCATTTTTATATgcatacttttctttttcccccatttttttgctctagcaaaattttaaattacgATATGTATTTCTACTAGTTTTAGGCATCAAGACGCTTTGTTTCTGGCATGGGAGTGTGGCTGAGTCTTTCATGTTTCtcagagaaaaaagaaagagaagtttcatattaaaaaagtactttttggGAATTAGGTAGAGTAAGACTTGAAAAACAAATTTGTGCAAACGCTATGGATAAAAAATTTTGACAAGATGAGCTGTTCATACATGATATGAAGTTGagtcttaaaaaaaaaagagttttTAGAGATGTAGAGTAACCGTGACTTTTTTGCgtgttgtcttttttttgtttgtttagtTTGTATATCATTAATTTAACATTTTGTTTCATttcacctctttttttttggctttacAAACCGCCATAGTTTCTCTTCTGATCAATGATGTAGTAGCGCTCGATTTCCTTGCGCTCCTTGAGGAGACAGGCGATGGCAAGGATCAGGAGGGCGTCGATGCCTTTTTAACGGGGACCAAGTTAGCTATTTTTCTCATATTTctctaataaaaaaaggctcaTCATTTTTCATATagattgaaaaaaaaaaaaaaaaaggatagaaaaaaaggtatcaCGTACCAACCATGCCAAAGATGGCTGTGAAAAGGTCAGTGACAAAGGCGTTGGCAAAACTGGCCATGTTTGTGGAGCATCCGCGCAGAAGAGCGGCCGCGGCAGGGCTGGGACAGGCAGAGTCTGTGACAAAGGCGGGAGTTGTGCTGTTGAGGTAGCCGCAACATTGAAACTGCGTTTATGTCAGTATAATGTCTTGCGTATATTTCATACAacatcatatatatatgtatatatgagagaaaaaaaaaggggggggggggatagGGGATAGGGGGCAAAAAGCTTTCCATACCGAAACCTGCACCAGAGACTGAATTGACGAATCTTGGTCCTCATACACGGGCAAAAACGTCTCCTTCAACTGCAACGTCATGATCCAAAGGTACAATCCCACAGCCAGCGAAAAGACGGCGCACACGGTGATCATGTAGCCGCTGATCTTGAGCAAACTCCGCTTCACTAGCGCCATGGCGGGAACCGTGAAGAGGAACGTGACGAGAATGAAGATTGCGTTGACGATGCCCACAACCAAGGGGAAGCGCTGGTAGAGCAGGTGTCGGGTGGCGTCCCTGCCGTCGGTGGGAGTCTGGTCCTTGAGGTtcatggcggcgatggagaagCCGAGCTCCATGGCGCCGGAGGCGAGGAACAGGAGGTCGGCGATGACCGTGGCGACGAAGACCTTGTCAGGCATTTTGAaggctttgttttttttttttgtctttatatatcgaaaagaagaaaagttttGCTGTTTTTTCGGTATTCCGGCTTTTCTTTCGTTCCCTCTCGATTATATGTTTGTCACTTGAATTTGACGACCGGCGTCTTAAAGTCCTCTTCCTTAAATTCCCAAAAAGTGAAACTCGAAAATAATAGTAACCAAGACCTAAGCTCGGTTATACaagaatagtaaaaagtgaaagagaaaaaaaataattagtCGAACGAATGCATTGGCTATCAGACCTCAACTGCCCGGCAGTTACAAAAAGGAAGCAGACtccgaagagagagagaaagtctGAGAGTAAGCcttgcaagaagagaaaaaggaaactaaggaaaaaaaatgggtTTAGTCACGGAACATGCACCAGGCatgaagagaaagggaaaagaaaaaaaaaagagagagaaagagagaaacaagagagaaatgaaaccaaagacgagagaaaagagactaTACGAAACTCTTGCCCACGCAAGCGCTTGGCTCTGAAGACGGGCAGGTTTCTTGTCGAGGTCCTTCGAACGGGCGGTGTTTCAGGAAGCCAAAGGTGAAGCAGAAGCGCCGCGGACAGGGGCGGGTGGCCAATCAGCGGGCCGGATTGGGACCCTGAGTCGCCTGATTGGGGAGTCGTCGAGGGGTCCTGGAAACGAGCAGTCGGCGGGTTCTTGGCGTTTGGAAGCGGTTTTGGGCTGCGGTCCATTCATGGGCTGATGATTTTCGTTGGCAATTTCGCTGCCGCGGTCTCTTCAATGCGTGTCTTGTCATTATGACTATTTCTATCTAGACACCGCCGCGCCTGGTTTTGCACGGCCGCATGAGATGAAGCATCATTTCACTTTGATTTTCTCATTTACTCTTGTGTCTTTCCCTAGCCATAGAATCCTATCGCTTGTTGCCCTCGCCAGGGAAACAAAAGACATCCAGCGCTCTAAGCCTCGTTTCACTAGACAAGGCCCCGTTTTCGGCCTTCACCCGCGCGCCTGGTCTCGCTTGGCCATGGAGCTTCTCACGGTAGAAGATGgatgaaaaagagagaaaagagggcaaAGCGAATGGGGCCTCACATCTGAGGCAGCGCCTCGGCTGTCGCCTGCTTTCTTGTCGCCTCTTTTCTTAGGCAACGAGAAAAACATCCGGCCTGTGAGAATTTGGCAATCTTCAGCTTTAGCAAAACTCTCCGCCGCGGCCTATGCTTATAAGGGGGACATAGGCCCCGTAATCTGCTCGCTACCCGTTGGCACGGTGAGCTTGCACTGTACGGGATTGCGACTGGGgtggcacagcacagcacagcataGCACAGCACGGCACGGCAGCGCAGCTTCGGCCTGGCTCAGCCAGCCAAGGCACCGCGTCCAGCCGTCAATGGTGGTCGGAGGACTCCGAATGGACGGCTCTGAGGTAGGCACAAGCTGCTCTGCCAGTTCCCCCATGAAGTAAATGCTGCAATGGCAGCTTACCAGCAGAACGCGGTTCCTCTGCGCAGAGCAGAAGTGTGGTAATGTGAGCGAGCGTCCACCAAGGCTCCAGGTACATGCACGTAGCACATGCCCATGCCTCCAGGCAGCTTGTAATTCGCCGCGGCCAGAGGCTGGTGGAGCCACAATTCGGTAGGCCGTGGTGGTTGGAGAAATCCTTCGCGCACTGTGGCCAGCCCTGCTGCTTTAGCTGCCTAAAGTGGCAATGGCCCccatttctgctgctgccccaAGCTTTTCTGACAGCCGCCGCGAACGTGACTTGGCGTGCCTTGGAGCACATACTATGTACGTAGAAGTTGGAAATGAAGGAATGAAGGCATCCCGACGGCTGGGAGTCTTCAATGCAGCCCCCAGCTTGATATGCTGTACAGGCCCGGACGGGcgctgccttgctgctgtatCCGCGTGAATCGAGAGCACGCTTCTCGCTAGGACGGATTGGGGGGACGATTATCTGCATTGCATCGAGCTGCGCATCTTGGTACGTACTTGTATTAGCAAGCCGGCAGCCTCTCTGCCCGTCTCTGTTTGTCTGTGGGCCGTGACGGTATTGGCATGGCCCGTGTCCCCCGTCAGCTCGATGTGGCCGTGCTCGCACTCTGCGATATGGGTGGTACGCGTGTGCTGGAAAGTGTCTGTCTGCAGCATCCCATCCAAGCAGCGCTGCCAAGGCACAAGAACCAAAAGAACGGCAGAGCACAAACAAGGTCCAGGGCCTCGCGTCAGCCCTCGCGTCGCTCCCCCGTCAAAAGGGCGAAAGCCTTCCAGCCCCATGACTGGCACTCATACTGCaataatacctagcagcACTGGCAATGGCGTTTCTGGGCATCTGGAATGGAGCTGCAACGGCCACTTACTGTAGCACCACTGCATTTCTTTCCTGTCTTTCCCCTCCTAATTTcacgaaaaaaaagtggAAGAATGGCACATACGGAGCAATTCCGTAGTGTGATAGGCCCAAGGGCTAGACAAAAGTTCGCCAAAATAGCAGCGGTGCCGCGGCTGCACCTGAAAGCCATAATGTCATTCATGCAGTACGCAGGGGCTTTTCAGCGCGTTTCTGCAACATTTTCCTGCAGCGGTTTTTCTTCAGCGCCGTGCTAGCAATATCGAAATCAGTAGTATCGAAGCCTGGCAGGGGATGCTGATAATAAGCGGCGAGCCGTCGAATGCAGGTCTCACCTTCTTACAATCCGTCGATAAGGTGAGCAGGTATCTTGTTATTCCATGTGCAACAGGCCCTGGGCAAGCCTCGCACGCAATTCTGATAGAGCCGCCGTGTGTCGGTACTTACGCGGCGCCCTGGCCTTGACGGCTCTCTCGAAAGCGTCCTGGAACAAACTCCACCGCGTGCTTACGGGTGCTAATGCTGGCCGTGGCTCTGATCAATAGGATTCCGGAAGCccctgctgcatctgccgACCACCATTCTGCAGCAAGACACCATCGGAGTGGAGGCCCTGTTCACAGGCCCCGACATGCTGACGGCCACAATGTGCTTGCCAGGTTTGCACATGGCTAAATAATGGAGGATGGCGGTCGAGAAGCGAGTCCAGCCTCTCACCCCTGAGGGCTGAAGTGGAAGCAAGCGAGCCAACGGCATGCTGATGCAGCCACAATCCCAATCTTGGTCAAGTGACGAAAGCAGCGAGTGAGAGAGCCAGAGcggcagagaaaaagagagacagagcaGCGGCCAGAGCCTTGATTGGGCGAGTCAAGATTAATCGCTTTCGGTTTCGGTGTGTGGGATACGGAACACCCAGAACCCCGGAAGCCATCAAAGTGGCTCTCGCGTGCCGCAATACGAGAACAAAGAGCAAAGTCAATTTCCCTGCGGTTGATCTGTCAGAGGCTAGTCGTTATGGAGAGGCGGCGCGAGCGTCCCGTAGATCTCATCACTTTACCTTGCCTACCTGACCCTTCTTTTTACCTTGTCCTCTAACCTTAGTTGAGCGCATCACCTTTTTCTCGTTTCTGTCTACTTCGTATTATTAGCTCGCGCGGGAAAAGTAAAGATCGAACGACAAGCGAGTGCGAGATAGACGGCCATGATACTGTACCATATACGTAGGGACGGGCCATCTGTGCTTGTTGTTACCTA
It encodes:
- a CDS encoding uncharacterized protein (EggNog:ENOG41~TransMembrane:3 (n5-17c29/30o53-79i86-107o181-203i)); this encodes MPDKVFVATVIADLLFLASGAMELGFSIAAMNLKDQTPTDGRDATRHLLYQRFPLVVGIVNAIFILVTFLFTVPAMALVKRSLLKISGYMITVCAVFSLAVGLYLWIMTLQLKETFLPVYEDQDSSIQSLVQVSFQCCGYLNSTTPAFVTDSACPSPAAAALLRGCSTNMASFANAFVTDLFTAIFGMVGIDALLILAIACLLKERKEIERYYIIDQKRNYGGL